The Mixta hanseatica genome includes a region encoding these proteins:
- a CDS encoding cupin domain-containing protein — protein MFTFREQTQVDDLGNGVTRRILAHGGGMMAVEVTFEKDAVGPLHHHPHEQLTYVLSGRFAFTIDGETHEVSAGDTLYKKPDVVHGCVCLEPGVLLDTFTPQREDFINP, from the coding sequence ATGTTTACTTTCAGAGAACAAACCCAGGTTGACGATCTGGGCAACGGCGTGACGCGGCGTATCCTGGCGCACGGCGGCGGCATGATGGCGGTAGAAGTCACATTTGAAAAAGATGCGGTGGGTCCGTTGCATCACCATCCGCACGAGCAGCTCACCTACGTCCTGTCGGGGCGCTTCGCGTTTACTATTGATGGCGAAACGCACGAGGTCAGCGCGGGCGATACGCTGTACAAAAAGCCCGATGTAGTTCATGGCTGCGTTTGTCTGGAGCCGGGCGTGCTGCTGGATACCTTTACGCCACAGCGGGAAGATTTTATTAATCCCTGA
- a CDS encoding histidine phosphatase family protein — translation MIKLIFASLLILSSATVFSAEKVPAPEKSNEEPVTIWFVRHGKTLLNTLDRVQGWADSPLTSDGKRVAEYLGAGLKGVTFDAFYSSDAGRQRETMGIIVRQLGVKHYQLNELSGLREACFGSFEGGFNRDMAAAGARQLGFSGPDVLFSRMKAGTLTVEASMNALASADPSGMTESYQQIKQRTQAALHTIINNALMSHQKNILAISSGTALQIMISDLTDNPQKNKPLPNSAVVKVVYHQGKIEVTEIGTMKYIEAGKKTLLPTR, via the coding sequence ATGATAAAGTTAATTTTTGCTTCATTATTAATATTAAGCAGCGCCACGGTTTTCAGTGCGGAAAAGGTGCCAGCGCCTGAAAAGAGCAATGAAGAACCTGTCACTATTTGGTTCGTTCGTCATGGCAAAACATTATTAAACACGCTGGATCGCGTGCAGGGATGGGCTGATTCTCCGTTAACCTCCGACGGTAAACGCGTAGCGGAATACCTTGGCGCCGGGCTAAAAGGCGTCACGTTTGACGCCTTTTATTCCAGCGATGCCGGACGACAGCGTGAGACGATGGGAATTATCGTGCGACAACTGGGCGTTAAACATTATCAACTGAACGAGTTAAGCGGCCTGCGTGAAGCCTGCTTCGGCAGCTTCGAGGGCGGTTTTAACCGGGACATGGCCGCCGCTGGCGCCCGTCAGCTAGGATTTAGCGGCCCTGATGTACTGTTCTCGCGCATGAAGGCTGGCACGTTAACAGTAGAAGCGTCAATGAACGCCCTGGCCAGCGCCGATCCCTCCGGGATGACGGAAAGCTATCAGCAGATAAAGCAGAGGACCCAGGCCGCGCTGCATACCATTATTAATAACGCGCTTATGTCACATCAAAAAAATATATTGGCTATTTCATCCGGCACGGCCCTGCAAATTATGATTTCCGATCTGACCGATAATCCACAAAAGAATAAGCCGTTGCCCAACTCGGCGGTGGTGAAGGTGGTTTATCATCAAGGAAAAATCGAAGTTACTGAAATCGGCACTATGAAATATATTGAAGCAGGTAAAAAAACATTACTGCCAACGCGTTAA
- a CDS encoding c-type cytochrome, with translation MKKVLLALCLMASASGALAADNQGGDLIKRGEYLARAGDCVACHSSKGGQPFAGGLPMATPIGTIYSTNITPDKKTGIGDYSYDDFQKAVRHGIAKNGDTLYPAMPYPSYAVVSDEDMQALYAYFMHGVAPVAQQNKESDIPWPLSMRWPLSIWRGIFAPDVKAFQPKAGEDAELARGRYLVEGLGHCGACHTPRSITMQEKALNDAKGSDYLAGSNAPIDGWTASNLRGDNRDGLGRWSEDDLAQFLRTGRNDDTAAFGGMTEVVEHSLQHLSDEDIKAIARYLKSLGAKDPSQTGFQPDDAVAQALWKGDDSKAGAAEYVDSCAACHRTDGRGYKRFFPALRGNPVVLADDPTSLIHIVLTGSTLPGVQGAPSTVVMPGFGWRLNDKQVADVVNFIRTSWGNQAAKPVTADDVADVRKESFVTEQQGNVDIEKLPQAEH, from the coding sequence ATGAAAAAGGTATTACTGGCGCTGTGCCTGATGGCGTCCGCCTCTGGCGCGCTGGCGGCTGATAACCAGGGCGGCGATTTAATTAAGCGCGGCGAGTACCTGGCGCGCGCGGGTGACTGCGTCGCCTGTCACAGCAGCAAAGGAGGCCAGCCGTTTGCCGGCGGTCTGCCGATGGCGACGCCGATCGGCACGATCTATTCCACCAATATCACGCCCGATAAAAAAACCGGTATCGGCGACTACAGCTATGACGATTTCCAGAAAGCAGTACGTCACGGCATCGCAAAAAATGGCGATACGCTTTATCCGGCAATGCCTTATCCCTCTTACGCGGTGGTAAGCGACGAGGATATGCAGGCGCTGTACGCTTACTTTATGCACGGCGTGGCCCCGGTCGCGCAGCAGAATAAAGAGAGCGATATTCCCTGGCCACTGTCGATGCGCTGGCCGCTCTCTATCTGGCGTGGCATTTTCGCGCCGGATGTGAAGGCGTTTCAGCCGAAAGCGGGCGAGGATGCCGAACTGGCGCGCGGGCGTTATCTGGTGGAAGGCTTGGGTCACTGTGGCGCCTGCCACACGCCTCGCAGCATTACCATGCAGGAAAAAGCGCTGAACGACGCGAAAGGCAGTGATTATCTTGCCGGCAGCAATGCGCCGATTGATGGCTGGACCGCCAGCAACCTGCGCGGCGATAACCGTGACGGCTTAGGGCGCTGGAGCGAGGATGATCTGGCGCAGTTCCTGCGTACCGGACGCAACGACGACACGGCCGCCTTCGGCGGCATGACGGAAGTGGTAGAGCACAGTCTGCAGCATCTGAGCGATGAGGATATTAAGGCGATAGCACGCTACCTGAAATCGCTGGGCGCGAAAGATCCGTCGCAGACCGGTTTCCAGCCGGATGATGCGGTGGCGCAGGCGCTATGGAAAGGCGATGACAGCAAAGCGGGCGCGGCGGAGTATGTTGACAGCTGCGCCGCCTGTCACCGTACCGATGGGCGTGGCTATAAGCGTTTCTTCCCGGCGCTGCGCGGCAACCCGGTAGTGCTGGCGGACGATCCGACCTCGCTGATCCATATCGTACTGACCGGCAGCACATTGCCGGGCGTACAGGGCGCACCCAGTACCGTCGTGATGCCGGGCTTTGGCTGGCGTCTGAACGATAAGCAGGTGGCTGACGTGGTGAACTTTATTCGCACCAGCTGGGGCAACCAGGCCGCGAAACCGGTTACCGCCGATGATGTAGCCGATGTGCGTAAAGAATCGTTCGTCACCGAACAGCAGGGCAATGTCGATATTGAAAAGCTGCCGCAGGCTGAACATTAA
- a CDS encoding manganese catalase family protein translates to MFRHVKQLQYTVRVAEPNPGLANLLLEQFGGPQGELAAACRYFTQGLGDDDAGRKDMLLDIATEELSHLEIIGSLVGMLNKGAKGALAEGTEQEAELYRSLTGNGNDSHITALLYGGGPPLTNSAGVPWTAAYIDTIGEVTADLRSNIAAEARAKIIYERLINMTDDPGVKDALGFLMTREVAHQISFEKALYSIRNNFPPGKLPPIEKYANTYFNMSEGGEVRGSWNSDENFDYVANPQPAVDGGDGLASVMLSEQEKAVLESMALRTRSNPDIDPTTGAELGSQQLADDAQNLAPKK, encoded by the coding sequence ATGTTTAGACATGTAAAACAGTTACAGTACACGGTACGTGTGGCCGAACCGAACCCTGGGCTGGCAAATCTGCTGCTTGAGCAGTTTGGCGGACCGCAGGGGGAACTTGCCGCCGCCTGCCGTTACTTCACCCAGGGTCTTGGCGATGACGATGCCGGACGTAAAGATATGCTGTTGGATATCGCAACGGAAGAGCTGAGCCATCTTGAAATTATCGGTTCTCTGGTAGGGATGCTAAATAAAGGCGCGAAAGGCGCGCTGGCTGAAGGAACCGAACAGGAAGCTGAGCTTTATCGTTCATTGACCGGCAACGGTAACGATAGCCATATCACCGCGCTGCTGTACGGTGGCGGGCCGCCGCTGACCAACTCTGCCGGCGTACCCTGGACCGCAGCCTATATTGATACCATCGGCGAAGTTACTGCCGATCTGCGTTCTAACATCGCTGCCGAAGCCCGTGCCAAAATCATTTACGAGCGACTGATCAATATGACGGACGATCCAGGCGTGAAAGATGCGCTGGGCTTCCTGATGACGCGCGAAGTCGCGCACCAAATCTCGTTCGAGAAAGCGCTCTATTCGATTCGTAATAACTTCCCGCCGGGTAAACTGCCGCCGATTGAGAAGTACGCCAACACCTACTTCAATATGTCTGAAGGCGGTGAAGTACGCGGTAGCTGGAACTCGGATGAAAACTTCGATTACGTTGCGAATCCTCAACCGGCGGTTGACGGCGGCGACGGTCTGGCATCGGTGATGCTATCGGAGCAGGAAAAAGCCGTTCTTGAAAGCATGGCGTTGCGTACCCGTTCTAACCCCGATATCGATCCAACTACCGGGGCTGAGCTGGGCTCGCAGCAGTTAGCTGACGACGCGCAAAACCTCGCACCGAAAAAATAA
- a CDS encoding TetR family transcriptional regulator — protein MGYLKADVRAELLLNAAIKVMQSEGYAAVTARKVAQESGAAVGHINRHFASLSELKCQAFLAIVHEKSAEHKAASEALSGTEAVLALLGGCNKKTRDIEIWREVSVLAHQDRALHEIFKYALNLWHGMLNDVIKKNQLRCHDTAPATTWRLIALVLGQDLLAMHRVIDSDESVLRSNLLHLIRLELQPDTSAT, from the coding sequence ATGGGCTACTTAAAAGCGGATGTGCGGGCAGAGCTATTATTGAATGCCGCAATCAAAGTGATGCAAAGCGAAGGATACGCTGCGGTTACCGCACGTAAGGTTGCTCAGGAGAGCGGGGCGGCGGTTGGGCACATCAACCGCCATTTCGCCTCTTTAAGTGAATTAAAATGCCAGGCTTTTCTCGCTATCGTTCATGAGAAATCGGCGGAGCATAAAGCGGCCAGCGAAGCATTAAGCGGCACAGAAGCCGTGCTGGCGTTGCTGGGCGGCTGCAATAAAAAAACGCGCGATATTGAAATTTGGCGTGAGGTTTCGGTACTGGCCCATCAGGATCGTGCGCTGCATGAAATTTTTAAGTACGCGCTTAATCTCTGGCACGGCATGCTCAACGACGTCATCAAGAAAAATCAACTGCGTTGCCATGATACCGCACCGGCCACCACCTGGCGTTTGATTGCGCTGGTGCTGGGACAGGATTTGCTGGCTATGCACCGCGTGATCGACAGTGATGAAAGCGTGCTGCGCTCTAATTTACTTCATCTTATCCGGCTGGAATTACAGCCCGATACCTCTGCAACATAA
- a CDS encoding ferritin-like domain-containing protein: MTYQENYLSWLRDAHAMEKQAEEMLEKMSSRLEHYPDLKARLQQHIEETRQQQQMLQQVIDRQDTSNSTMKDMMGKVAAMGQAMGGMFASDEVVKGAISGYVFEQFEIACYTSLIAAAELAGDSEGARVFEQIREQEKAMADWALNHLPDVTEQFMVRSAQPDTEAKK, translated from the coding sequence ATGACTTATCAGGAAAACTATCTCAGCTGGTTGCGTGACGCGCATGCAATGGAAAAACAAGCAGAAGAAATGCTGGAAAAAATGTCTTCTCGTCTGGAGCATTATCCCGATCTCAAAGCGCGTCTGCAGCAACATATCGAAGAAACCCGCCAGCAACAGCAGATGCTGCAACAGGTTATCGATCGCCAGGATACGTCTAACTCCACCATGAAAGACATGATGGGGAAAGTCGCGGCGATGGGCCAGGCAATGGGCGGTATGTTCGCCTCCGATGAAGTGGTAAAAGGCGCGATCAGCGGCTACGTCTTCGAACAGTTTGAAATTGCCTGCTACACCTCACTGATTGCCGCCGCTGAACTGGCTGGCGACAGCGAAGGCGCACGCGTATTTGAACAAATCCGCGAGCAGGAAAAAGCAATGGCTGACTGGGCTCTGAACCATCTGCCTGATGTTACCGAGCAGTTTATGGTGCGTTCTGCACAGCCAGATACCGAAGCAAAAAAATAA
- a CDS encoding RpiB/LacA/LacB family sugar-phosphate isomerase — protein sequence MKIALMMENSQAAKNAVVLKELQQVANGLDYPVFNVGMSDEQDHHLTYIHLGIMASILLNSKAVDFIIAGCGTGQGALMSLNIHPGVACGYCIDPADAYLFAQINNGNALALPFAKGFGWGAELNLRFIFEKAFSGEKGQGYPPERKEPQVRNAGILNQVKAAVVKDNYLDTLRAIDPELVKTAVSGQRFQQCFFENCQDKEIENFVREVLG from the coding sequence ATGAAAATTGCTCTGATGATGGAGAACAGCCAGGCGGCAAAAAACGCCGTGGTGCTAAAAGAACTGCAGCAGGTCGCTAACGGTCTGGATTATCCGGTATTTAACGTGGGCATGAGCGATGAGCAGGATCATCATCTGACCTATATTCATTTGGGCATTATGGCCAGCATTCTGCTGAATTCAAAAGCGGTAGATTTTATTATCGCCGGCTGCGGCACCGGGCAGGGCGCGCTGATGTCGCTGAATATCCATCCGGGCGTCGCCTGTGGTTACTGCATCGATCCGGCGGATGCCTATCTGTTCGCCCAGATCAATAACGGTAACGCGCTGGCGCTGCCTTTCGCTAAGGGCTTTGGCTGGGGTGCCGAGCTGAACCTGCGCTTTATCTTTGAAAAAGCCTTTAGCGGTGAAAAAGGCCAGGGCTATCCGCCGGAGCGTAAAGAGCCACAGGTGCGTAATGCCGGTATTCTGAACCAGGTTAAAGCGGCGGTGGTAAAAGATAACTACCTTGATACGCTGCGCGCTATTGATCCTGAACTGGTGAAAACGGCGGTCAGCGGCCAACGCTTCCAGCAGTGTTTCTTTGAAAACTGCCAGGACAAAGAGATCGAAAACTTTGTTCGTGAAGTGCTGGGCTAA
- a CDS encoding general stress protein: MTQHRGNPGNFAEDREKASEAGKKGGQHSGGNFKNDREKASEAGKKGGQNSHGGGRPSGS, from the coding sequence ATGACTCAGCATCGTGGCAATCCGGGTAATTTCGCCGAAGACCGTGAGAAGGCTTCTGAAGCCGGTAAAAAAGGCGGTCAGCATAGCGGCGGTAATTTCAAGAATGACCGTGAAAAAGCCTCTGAAGCAGGCAAAAAAGGCGGCCAAAACAGCCACGGCGGCGGTCGTCCTTCCGGCAGCTAA
- a CDS encoding helix-turn-helix transcriptional regulator, with the protein MSVSAASEKMFTYGVIRELMRWIESNPHRRITVDDCAEKTGYSKWYLQRYFHAVTGKTLAAYCREKRLVASARMLVEDNVTIEYVAVQHGFSSHDTFHKTFVRHYGMTPGEFRQKCRE; encoded by the coding sequence ATGAGCGTAAGCGCGGCAAGCGAAAAGATGTTTACCTACGGTGTGATCCGTGAACTGATGCGCTGGATTGAAAGCAATCCGCATCGTCGTATCACCGTCGATGACTGCGCAGAAAAAACCGGCTATTCGAAATGGTATCTTCAGCGTTATTTTCACGCGGTTACCGGGAAAACGCTGGCGGCTTACTGCCGCGAAAAGCGCCTGGTCGCCTCAGCGCGTATGCTGGTGGAAGACAATGTCACGATTGAATATGTCGCGGTACAGCATGGTTTTTCCTCCCATGATACTTTTCATAAGACGTTTGTGCGTCATTACGGCATGACGCCCGGCGAATTCCGCCAGAAGTGCCGTGAATAA
- a CDS encoding oligogalacturonate lyase family protein: MAKGSRLHLPFYRFQDEKTGAEMVRLTPPEVLCHRNYFYQKCFFNDGSKLLFAGEFDGNRNYYLLDLKQQQATQLTEGAGDNTFGGFLSPDDRYLFYVKNERQLRRVDLQTFEEVTIYTVPQAWVGYGTWVANSNCTSLVGIEIDREDWEPLSDWQVFKTFFEKNPHCRLLRVNLRSGEAETILEQRLWLGHPIYRPFDDHTVAFCHEGPHDRVDARMWLIDENGDNMRKVKDHAPGESCTHEFWVPDGSALIYVSYHKDRSDREICRYDPVTQHNEVLMTMPACSHLMSNQNGTLLVGDGAGTPVDVQDTKGYTIENDPMLWLFDVATRRHRPLAAHNSSWRVLDGDRQVTHPHPSFTPDDRQVLFTSDYEGQPALYLAAIRADFFNQAADKG, encoded by the coding sequence ATGGCCAAGGGGAGTCGTCTGCATCTGCCCTTCTATCGTTTTCAGGATGAGAAGACCGGTGCGGAAATGGTGCGCTTAACGCCGCCGGAAGTGTTATGCCACCGCAACTATTTTTATCAAAAGTGCTTCTTCAATGATGGCAGTAAACTGCTGTTTGCCGGTGAGTTTGATGGCAATCGCAACTACTATCTGCTTGATTTAAAACAGCAGCAGGCCACCCAGCTAACGGAAGGCGCCGGTGATAATACCTTTGGCGGCTTTCTTTCGCCGGACGATCGTTATCTGTTTTATGTTAAAAATGAACGCCAGCTGCGCCGTGTCGATCTGCAAACATTCGAAGAGGTAACGATTTATACCGTGCCGCAGGCATGGGTGGGCTATGGCACCTGGGTGGCGAATAGCAACTGTACCAGCCTGGTCGGTATTGAAATCGATCGCGAAGACTGGGAGCCACTCAGCGACTGGCAGGTTTTTAAAACCTTCTTTGAAAAGAATCCGCACTGCCGTCTGCTGCGCGTCAATTTACGCAGCGGGGAAGCGGAAACCATTCTCGAACAGCGGCTATGGCTGGGCCATCCTATTTATCGGCCTTTCGATGACCATACCGTCGCTTTCTGTCATGAAGGCCCGCACGATCGGGTTGATGCGCGCATGTGGCTGATTGATGAAAACGGCGACAATATGCGTAAGGTAAAAGATCATGCGCCAGGCGAAAGCTGCACTCACGAGTTCTGGGTGCCTGACGGATCGGCGCTGATCTACGTCTCTTATCATAAAGATCGTTCCGATCGCGAGATCTGCCGCTACGATCCGGTCACGCAGCATAATGAAGTGTTGATGACTATGCCCGCCTGCTCGCATCTGATGAGCAATCAGAACGGCACGCTGCTGGTAGGCGATGGCGCCGGTACGCCGGTGGACGTGCAGGATACTAAAGGCTACACCATTGAGAACGACCCAATGCTGTGGCTGTTTGATGTTGCGACACGTCGTCATCGCCCGCTGGCGGCGCATAACAGCTCATGGCGCGTGCTGGACGGCGATCGGCAGGTCACCCATCCGCATCCTTCGTTTACCCCGGACGACCGTCAGGTGTTGTTCACCTCGGATTATGAAGGGCAGCCCGCGCTTTACCTGGCCGCCATCCGCGCTGATTTTTTCAACCAAGCCGCAGATAAGGGATAA
- a CDS encoding nucleoside-specific channel-forming protein Tsx: MKNKMLMAGALLAASYSVTSQAQSNDATYVSDWWHQSVNVVGSNHTRFGPHLNNDVYLEYEAFAHKDWFDFYGYLDIPNFFGAANSYQQGIWDNGSPLFLEIEPRFSIDKLTGTDLSFGPFKEWYFANNYVYDMGRDSNNRQNTWYMGLGTDIDTHTKLGLSLNVYAKYQWENYGAANENSWDGYRFKVKYFLPITTLWGGNLSYIGFTNFDWGSDLADKTPGASRASNSIASSHILALGYDHWHYSVVARYFHNGGQWADGANLNFGDGPFEVKSTGWGYYLVVGYNF, from the coding sequence ATGAAAAATAAAATGTTGATGGCAGGCGCGCTGTTGGCAGCGTCATACAGCGTCACTTCTCAGGCGCAAAGCAACGATGCGACCTATGTATCCGACTGGTGGCATCAGAGCGTTAATGTGGTAGGCAGCAACCATACCCGCTTCGGACCGCATCTGAACAATGACGTTTATCTGGAATATGAAGCCTTTGCCCATAAAGACTGGTTTGATTTTTACGGCTACCTGGATATTCCTAATTTCTTCGGCGCGGCAAACAGCTATCAGCAGGGTATCTGGGATAATGGTTCTCCGCTGTTTTTGGAAATTGAACCACGCTTCTCCATCGATAAACTGACCGGCACCGATCTGAGCTTCGGCCCATTCAAAGAGTGGTATTTTGCCAACAACTACGTTTACGACATGGGCCGCGACAGCAACAACCGTCAAAATACCTGGTATATGGGTCTCGGCACCGATATCGATACCCATACCAAACTGGGACTATCGCTTAACGTCTACGCCAAATATCAGTGGGAAAACTATGGCGCAGCGAATGAAAACAGCTGGGATGGCTATCGCTTTAAGGTGAAATACTTCCTGCCGATTACCACCCTGTGGGGCGGCAACCTGAGCTATATCGGTTTCACCAACTTTGACTGGGGTTCCGATCTGGCGGATAAAACGCCAGGCGCATCTCGTGCCAGCAACTCTATCGCTTCCAGCCATATTCTGGCGCTGGGCTACGACCACTGGCACTACTCGGTGGTGGCGCGATACTTCCATAACGGCGGACAGTGGGCGGATGGCGCTAACCTGAACTTTGGCGACGGTCCGTTTGAAGTGAAATCGACCGGCTGGGGTTACTACCTGGTGGTAGGTTACAACTTCTAA
- a CDS encoding OprD family outer membrane porin — MALIFPALSLAQDNNNALSHPLLSDPFFSDSSLTLSLRNYWKYLKEDAANPKTVHAAWGQGLTLDYKSGYFADLIGFDLSYYGAVKLGASDFFDTRGILYKAGQENKKGNAQGFSKFGQRYVKLKLGDDKLKSEMHGGWESLPNFGVINTSLRLSPITYLGWNGVADLGDMRLRAAYVSRSIDRSSPQQVHFKTNNGKDIDHIATGEIIYSGDGLTLKYGIGESDGYLRRQQLFLSGDVTPHLSVASQLYLTRALETYRAMPAQRRDFDRGANHYALEMSWKQNKFRSRWGLGYTQAEKKDAVGFYPRHMSRHSFGNFISMASAGDDYMRDKELMVATMTDYQFTPELLAGVAANAGNIRYQGLNILSGEISLYSRWSPSHPALKDLSVWVMFGPGWSYKNTGRTPLLHNGDYSRSHTLSGELIIDYRFKLL, encoded by the coding sequence ATGGCATTAATATTTCCTGCGCTTAGCCTGGCGCAGGATAACAATAACGCATTATCGCATCCATTATTAAGCGATCCCTTTTTTAGCGACAGTTCACTGACGCTTTCGCTACGTAATTACTGGAAATACCTGAAAGAGGACGCCGCCAATCCTAAAACCGTACATGCCGCCTGGGGACAGGGTTTGACGCTGGACTATAAGTCAGGCTACTTTGCCGATCTTATCGGTTTCGATCTCTCTTACTATGGTGCGGTTAAACTGGGTGCCAGCGATTTTTTTGATACGCGCGGCATCCTGTATAAGGCGGGCCAGGAGAACAAAAAAGGCAACGCGCAGGGCTTTAGCAAATTCGGCCAGCGCTACGTTAAGCTGAAGTTGGGCGACGATAAGCTGAAAAGCGAAATGCATGGCGGTTGGGAAAGCCTGCCCAATTTTGGCGTGATTAACACATCCCTGCGTCTCTCTCCCATCACCTACCTTGGCTGGAATGGTGTTGCCGACCTCGGCGATATGCGGTTGCGCGCCGCATACGTCAGCCGTTCTATCGATCGCAGCTCGCCGCAACAGGTGCATTTTAAAACCAATAACGGTAAGGATATCGATCATATCGCCACCGGTGAAATCATTTATAGCGGCGACGGCCTAACGCTGAAGTACGGCATAGGCGAGAGTGATGGTTATCTGCGTCGGCAGCAGCTTTTTCTCAGCGGTGACGTTACGCCACATCTCTCCGTGGCTAGTCAGCTTTATCTGACCCGTGCGCTTGAGACTTATCGTGCGATGCCCGCGCAGCGGCGCGATTTTGATCGCGGCGCCAATCATTACGCGCTGGAAATGAGCTGGAAGCAGAATAAGTTCCGTTCCCGCTGGGGGCTGGGCTATACCCAGGCAGAGAAAAAAGATGCGGTGGGCTTCTATCCACGTCATATGAGTCGCCACTCCTTCGGCAACTTTATCTCTATGGCCAGCGCCGGCGACGATTACATGCGTGATAAAGAACTGATGGTCGCCACTATGACCGATTATCAGTTCACGCCAGAACTGCTGGCCGGCGTAGCGGCTAATGCCGGCAATATTCGTTACCAGGGATTAAATATACTGAGCGGAGAGATCAGTCTTTACAGCCGTTGGTCGCCATCACATCCGGCGCTGAAAGACCTTAGCGTATGGGTGATGTTTGGTCCGGGCTGGTCTTACAAGAATACAGGCCGCACGCCGCTGCTGCATAACGGCGACTACAGCCGTTCGCATACGCTGTCAGGCGAATTGATTATTGATTACCGCTTTAAGCTGCTGTAA